TCCATGAAAGTTAGGAAGCCTGAGATAGAGCGTGCGATCGCCTAGCTTATACGAGGCATCAACAAGCATGCTCCATGCAGGCATATCAATATCTTCAAGCTCGGGCAAGCCCTGTTCAGCGCGAAACGAACGCACTGCAGAAGCGGTGCTAGCTCCAAAGCTTTGCTCTTCGAGTTCGCGTTTATCAATCGAAAAGCCAAGACCAACAAGACGCGTCTGTACGTCTTCGACGGCAGGCCCCGTCATTCCTACTACGATGGGCTCCATGGCAATGCCTTTCAATGCTCAACAGAAGCGCAGTGCTTCTGGCGGTGTGCTTGTGTGCTAGTGTACCCGATGAATAAAATAGTCTGCCATGTCCATGAACAGGCGATAACTTTCTGGTTCAAATTCAATACCCGCAAGATGCGATTTTGCACGTTCTACCAGCTGCTTTGCCTGCTGAGCTGCAAAATCGCGGGAACCACATGCATCAAAAAGCTCAATAGCCCGTGCTATCTTTTGAGGTTCAGAGGTATTTGCCTTAAGTAGCGCAATAAGCTCCTCGCGCTGAGCGCATTGAGCATGAGTAAGTGCGTGAATAGCTATTAACGTGCGCTTTCCCTCTGTGATGTCGCTACCTTGGTCTTTTTCAGGCGCGCCATCGCGAACATCAAGGTTGAGAAGATCGTCTTGAATTTGAAATGCCAAGCCAGCGTCCATACCAAAGCTGCGCAGCGCCTCAATTTGTTCAGGGCTGCCACCGCCGATAATGGCACCGCAGGCAAGCGGCGTTGCAGCGCTGTAATAGGATGTCTTAAGCCGCGCCATATTCAAATAATCTTCAACAGAAAGGTCAAAGCGCTCATCACGTGCCCAACCCAAGTCAAGTGCTTGTCCCTCAATTGTGCGCGTTGTCATAGCGGTTAGCTCGTCGATAATCAATAGCTTGATGCTATCCTGGAGTGTTTTGTCCTCGAGTACGGTATGCACTACCCAAGTCAGGGCTAAATCTCCACAGTTGATTGCAAGTGCTTCACCCATCTGTATGTGCAGGCAGGGCTCGCCGCGTCGTAGTTGGCTGTGATCGGCAATATCGTCATGAATAAGCGCCGCACTTTGAAAATGCTCAATGGCTGCAGCTGCTGAGTACGCTTGCCAAAAGTCGCCGCCGACAGCTTTGGCTGCCAGCATGCATATGAGCGGACGTACGCGCTTGCCGCCGTTTTGCGTAAAGCGTGTGAGCGGCTCAAAGAGATAGCGCTCTAAGTCTGCCGACACTGTTTGCGCGGGGTTTGTTTGCCCTAAATAGGCAGTTTTAAGGTGCTCGTTGAGCGGCTCAACATGCTCTGCTAAAAAGGCAAGAAAGGAACCAGACACGGCTATGCGCTCCAAACGTCCTGCACGCTATTGAGCATCTTCAAAGCCGTTGGGATTTGCTGATTGCCAAGCCCATGAATCGCGGCACATATCGGTGATGTCAAAGCGCGCTTTCCAGCCCAGCATCTGCTCAGCTTTGCTGGCATCACACCAGTTGGCGGCTATGTCGCCGGCACGACGCTCGCGAATAACATAGGGGATTGGCTTGCCCGCGGCTGCTTCAAAGGCATGAATCACCTCAAGCACGGAGCTGCCGGTACCTGTTCCGAGGTTAAATATTTCAACCCCTGTTTTACCGTGCATCCAGTTAAGCGCAGCAAGGTGACCTTGTGCAAGGTCAACAACGTGGATATAGTCGCGCACACCGGTGCCATCAGGGGTGGGATAATCATTGCCAAAAACCTGGACTGCTTCGAGCTTGCCAACAGCAACCTGTGCTACATAGGGCACCAGATTGTTAGGAATACCTTTAGGGTCTTCGCCAATAAGACCTGAGGGATGCGCTCCAATGGGATTAAAGTAGCGTAGCAAAACAACATTCCACGCGGGGTCGGAGCTATAAATATCGGTAAGAATCTGTTCAATCATCCATTTGGTCCAGCCATAGGGGTTGGTCACCATCTTTTTAGGAGAAAGTTCGGTCACTGGTGGCTCGTCGGGGTCGCCGTATACGGTTGATGAGCTAGAGAAAATGATAGATTTGCACTCATGAGCTCGCATGACGTCAACAAGCGCCAGCGTGGAGCCAAGATTATTATGGTAGTACTCAATAGGCTTGCTAACACTTTCGCCTACCGCTTTATAGCCTGCAAAGTGAATGACACAGTCAATAGCGTGTGAAGTAAAGATGTGGTCTAGTGCTTCGCGGTCAAGGAGATTAGCTTCATAGAAGTGAAGACGCTCGGCATTTTTTTTGCCAACAATGGCGGCAACGCGCTCAAGAGCAACGGCGCTCGCGTTAGAAAGATCGTCAACTACAACCGCTTGATAGCCAGCTTCGAGCAGTTCAACAACGGTATGTGACCCAATAAAGCCCGCACCGCCGGTTACGAGGACACAGCCTTTGCTGTTGGTTTGTGTATCTGACATACAAGCTCCTTTTCGAGTTGGCCTACATCAAAG
This region of Collinsella sp. zg1085 genomic DNA includes:
- a CDS encoding polyprenyl synthetase family protein, producing the protein MSGSFLAFLAEHVEPLNEHLKTAYLGQTNPAQTVSADLERYLFEPLTRFTQNGGKRVRPLICMLAAKAVGGDFWQAYSAAAAIEHFQSAALIHDDIADHSQLRRGEPCLHIQMGEALAINCGDLALTWVVHTVLEDKTLQDSIKLLIIDELTAMTTRTIEGQALDLGWARDERFDLSVEDYLNMARLKTSYYSAATPLACGAIIGGGSPEQIEALRSFGMDAGLAFQIQDDLLNLDVRDGAPEKDQGSDITEGKRTLIAIHALTHAQCAQREELIALLKANTSEPQKIARAIELFDACGSRDFAAQQAKQLVERAKSHLAGIEFEPESYRLFMDMADYFIHRVH
- the galE gene encoding UDP-glucose 4-epimerase GalE — its product is MSDTQTNSKGCVLVTGGAGFIGSHTVVELLEAGYQAVVVDDLSNASAVALERVAAIVGKKNAERLHFYEANLLDREALDHIFTSHAIDCVIHFAGYKAVGESVSKPIEYYHNNLGSTLALVDVMRAHECKSIIFSSSSTVYGDPDEPPVTELSPKKMVTNPYGWTKWMIEQILTDIYSSDPAWNVVLLRYFNPIGAHPSGLIGEDPKGIPNNLVPYVAQVAVGKLEAVQVFGNDYPTPDGTGVRDYIHVVDLAQGHLAALNWMHGKTGVEIFNLGTGTGSSVLEVIHAFEAAAGKPIPYVIRERRAGDIAANWCDASKAEQMLGWKARFDITDMCRDSWAWQSANPNGFEDAQ